A portion of the Bombina bombina isolate aBomBom1 chromosome 11, aBomBom1.pri, whole genome shotgun sequence genome contains these proteins:
- the LOC128642389 gene encoding uncharacterized protein LOC128642389, with product MYTIFFTHLLPHSLYPALLTCSVRCILHCSHVHYILHTSTATFTVSCTAHVFCTLYPALLTCTLYSAHIYCHTRCILHCSRVLYAVSCTAHMYTIFCTHLLPHSLYPALLTCSVHCILHTSTVTLAVSCTVCCILHTSTTTFTVSCTAPTYCILHCSHVLYTVSCTAHMFCTSVSCTHLLPHSLYPALLTCSVSLYPAQIYRHTHCILHCSHVHCILHTSTATLTVSCTAHLSYTLYPALLICPIRCILHCSFVLYTVSCTHLLPHSLYSVLYTVFCPAHVFCILHCSRVLYHCILHTSTATLNVSCTAHVFCTTVSCTHLLPHSMYPALLTCPIRCILRCS from the exons ATGTACACTATATTCTTCACACATCTACTGCCACATTCACTGTATCCTGCACTGCTCACGTGTTCTGTACGCTGTATCCTGCACTGCTCACATGTACACTATATTCTTCACACATCTACTGCCACATTCACTGTATCCTGCACTGCTCACGTGTTCTGTACGCTGTATCCTGCACTGCTCACATGTACACTATATTCTGCACACATCTACTGCCACACTCGCTGTATCCTGCACTGCTCACGTGTTCTGTACGCTGTATCCTGCACTGCTCACATGTACACTATATTCTGCACACATCTACTGCCACACTCGCTGTATCCTGCACTGCTCACGTGTTCTGTACACTGTATCCTTCACACATCTACTGTCACACTCGCTGTATCCTGCACTGTATGCTGTATCCTTCACACATCTACTACCACTTTCACTGTATCCTGCACTGCTCCCACGT ACTGTATCCTGCACTGCTCACACGTACTGTACACTGTATCCTGCACTGCTCACATGTTCTGTACCTCTGTATCCTGCACACATCTTCTGCCACACTCACTGTATCCTGCACTGCTCACATGTTCTGTATCACTGTATCCTGCACAGATCTACCGCCACACTCACTGTATCCTGCactgctcacatgtacactgtattcTGCACACATCTACTGCCACACTCACTGTATCCTGCACTGCTCATTTGTCCTATACACTGTATCCTGCACTGCTCATTTGTCCTATACGCTGTATCCTGCACTGCTCATTTGTCCTATACACTGTATCCTGCACACATCTACTGCCACACTCACTGTATTCTGTACTGTACACTGTATTCTGCCCGGCTCACGTTTTCTGTATCCTGCACTGCTCACGTGTTCTGTACCACTGTATCCTGCACACATCTACTGCCACACTCAATGTATCCTGCACTGCTCACGTGTTCTGTACCACTGTATCCTGCACACATCTACTGCCACACTCAATGTATCCTGCACTGCTCACGTGTCCTATACGCTGTATCCTGCGCTGCTCATGA